The genome window CAGAAGCAAATATTCAAATCGCAGAGTGATATATTTCTTGAATTCGGCAGCTTCAATATCATCCAGAAAAACAACTGCCCCAATGTTTACGGTGTTGAGATGCGTCAGGGTTACACCTCCACTACCTATGCTGATGAAGGCTACTTGTTTTTGCTGATTGATTTTAATGAGCAGGACCCATTGATATATGTGCGAGCCTGGCAGCCGAATATTTGGAGCGAGGATGAGCTTATCCAAACTTCTAATTTTCGGATTTATAAGTAGAGCAGCAATTTAGAAATTCTTGTCAGCATGGCTAATATTAATATAGAAATTCTTGTAAAATAAATACTCATTTGGGCTAACAGGATTTCCTGTTTAATTGATAGAAATTTTCCGTTAGTGTTATCATATTTACTTAAATAATGGTATAAGCATTATATATCAGACCTGCTAATTATCACAATTTCATAAATAATCTATAACAAAGGAGCAATCATGAATTGTCACGGGTCGGGTTAAAGTGTACCACTTCGGGTCGGGTTAAAACCGGTCAATATTATTGTTAACTATTCTCATAATAAGTTCATTTTTTTATATAACAAGTCCTAATTTATTTCTTTTTATTGTCAGACATTCTTTTTTTCTTCTCTTTTTTGTTTATTAGCCCGGTTTTTAAGCCGGCAACTTCTGCCGGTTATCTGGATTATCTCAGCTTTATGCAGGATCCTATCTAAAATGGCTGCGGCAGTCGGCACATCGCCTATCAGTTTCCCCCATTCTTCCAAAGGTCTGTTTGATGTCATTACGGTAGAACGCAGTTCGTGCCGGCGCATGATGATCTCAAAAAGATACTCGCCCGATTGTTTCGGCAGCTTTTTAATGCCCATATCATCGATGACCAGAGTTTGAGGGATACCGCCAAAGGCATGAAAGGCATTCTCCAACACCCTGATGAAGTTCTCAGTGCTTTGCTTAAAGACCGCTTCGCTATAACCCTTACGGGAATGACTCAGGATAACACGCAGAACATGAGCCCGCCGCTTTTTACCATCCTTAACAATCCAAGCCCCTGAACCGAAATCTACCTGAGCTTCTTCACCTGGATCGCATTCCATCCTGCGAAATGGCAACGGTG of Candidatus Zixiibacteriota bacterium contains these proteins:
- a CDS encoding ATP-binding protein; the encoded protein is MECDPGEEAQVDFGSGAWIVKDGKKRRAHVLRVILSHSRKGYSEAVFKQSTENFIRVLENAFHAFGGIPQTLVIDDMGIKKLPKQSGEYLFEIIMRRHELRSTVMTSNRPLEEWGKLIGDVPTAAAILDRILHKAEIIQITGRSCRLKNRANKQKREEKKNV